A window of the Cynocephalus volans isolate mCynVol1 chromosome 10, mCynVol1.pri, whole genome shotgun sequence genome harbors these coding sequences:
- the CA7 gene encoding carbonic anhydrase 7, with amino-acid sequence MTGHHGWGYGQDNGPSHWHKLYPIAQGDRQSPINIVSSQAVYSPSLRPLELSYEGCRSLSITNNGHSVQVDFSDSDDRTVVTGGPLDGPYRLKQFHFHWGKKHDVGSEHTVDGKSFPSELHLVHWNAKQYSSFGEAASAPDGLAVVGVFLETGEEHPSMNRLTDALYMVRFKGTKAQFSCFNPKCLLPASLHYWTYPGSLTTPPLSESVTWIVLREPINVSERQMEKFRSLLFTSEDDERIHMVNNFRPPQPLKGRVVKASFRT; translated from the exons ATGACCGGCCACCACGGCTGGGGCTATGGCCAGGACAACG GCCCATCACATTGGCACAAGCTGTATCCCATTGCCCAGGGAGATCGCCAGTCACCCATCAACATCGTGTCCAGTCAGGCTGTGTACTCACCCAGCCTGCGGCCACTGGAGCTTTCCTATGAGGGCTGCAGATCCCTCAGCATCACCAACAATGGCCACTCTGTCCAGGTAGACTTCAGTGACAGCGATGACCGAACTG TGGTGACTGGGGGCCCCCTGGACGGGCCCTACCGCCTCAAGCAGTTCCACTTCCACTGGGGCAAGAAGCATGATGTGGGTTCAGAGCACACGGTGGATGGCAAGTCATTCCCCAGTGAG CTACATCTGGTACATTGGAATGCCAAGCAGTACAGCAGCTTTGGGGAGGCGGCCTCAGCACCCGATGGCCTGGCTGTGGTTGGTGTCTTCTTGGAG ACGGGGGAAGAGCACCCCAGCATGAACCGTCTGACAGATGCGCTCTACATGGTTCGGTTTAAG ggCACCAAGGCCCAGTTTAGCTGTTTCAACCCAAAGTGCCTCCTGCCTGCCAGCCTGCACTACTGGACCTACCCCGGCTCCCTGACGACACCACCACTCAGCGAGAGTGTCACCTGGATTGTACTCCGGGAGCCCATCAATGTCTCTGAGAGGCAG ATGGAGAAATTTCGGAGCCTGCTTTTCACCTCGGAGGATGATGAGAGGATTCACATGGTGAACAACTTCCGGCCACCACAACCACTGAAAGGCCGCGTGGTCAAGGCCTCCTTCCGGACCTGA